Proteins encoded in a region of the Triticum dicoccoides isolate Atlit2015 ecotype Zavitan chromosome 3A, WEW_v2.0, whole genome shotgun sequence genome:
- the LOC119272079 gene encoding uncharacterized protein LOC119272079 yields MRKLCPNHDRDDSLDTVLEVPIPDEMLANAPGADKRRGGGANMRAWLKTQAFDRATADGPAAAAANAELQLFLNVVGSPLIPCPVPHDRAFSRSIRDSSIQASTAKYIMHQYIAATGGQAALQGVQSMYAVGKVKMCASEFHLGDQTVTAAQGRAEVGGFVLWQKCPEVWYFELIMAGHKMSAGSDGKVAWRQSAAENSHASRGPPRPLRRSLQGLDPRSIANLFSDAVCIGEKVINGEECFILKLEASAATLRARSAAAFDIIHHTVWGYFSQRTGLLIQLEDNHLLRMKSGKGARRSENIFWETSMESVINNYRHIDGVNIAHGGKTAVTLFRYGEGSVNHKRKLEETWTVEEADFNVKGLTSDYFLPPSDLKKEGDDQPGG; encoded by the exons ATGAGGAAGCTGTGCCCGAACCATGACCGCGACGACTCCCTGGACACCGTGCTGGAGGTGCCCATCCCCGATGAGATGCTCGCCAACGCCCCCGGCGCCGACAAGCGCCGGGGGGGCGGTGCCAACATGCGCGCCTGGCTCAAGACCCAGGCGTTCGACCGCGCCACTGCCGAcgggcccgccgccgccgccgccaacgccgAGCTCCAGCTCTTCCTCAACGTCGTCGGCTCGCCGCTcatcccctgccccgtcccccacGACCGCGCCTTCAGCCGCTCCATCCGGGACTCCTCCATC CAAGCGTCGACGGCCAAGTACATCATGCATCAGTACATCGCCGCCACGGGCGGGCAGGCGGCGCTGCAGGGCGTGCAGAGCATGTACGCCGTCGGGAAGGTGAAGATGTGCGCGTCCGAGTTCCACCTCGGCGACCAGACAGTCACCGCCGCCCAGGGACGCGCCGAGGTCGGCGGCTTCGTGCTCTGGCAGAAGTGCCCCGAGGTCTGGTACTTCGAGCTCATCATGGCCGGTCACAAGATGAGCGCCGGCAGCGACGGCAAGGTCGCCTGGCGCCAGTCCGCCGCCGAGAACTCCCACGCCTCCCGCGGCCCGCCCCGCCCCCTCCGCCGGTCCCTCCAG GGTCTGGACCCGCGGTCGATCGCCAACCTCTTCTCCGACGCGGTATGCATCGGCGAGAAGGTCATCAACGGCGAGGAATGCTTCATCCTGAAGCTGGAGGCGAGCGCCGCGACACTGCGGGCGCGGAGCGCGGCTGCGTTCGACATCATCCACCACACGGTGTGGGGATACTTCAGCCAGCGCACTGGCCTGCTCATCCAGCTCGAGGATAATCACCTGCTCCGCATGAAGTCGGGCAAGGGCGCGCGACGCAGTGAGAACATCTTTTGGGAGACCAGCATGGAATCCGTCATCAACAACTACCGCCACATCGACGGCGTCAACATCGCGCACGGCGGGAAAACCGCCGTCACGCTCTTCCGCTACGGCGAGGGCTCCGTCAACcacaagaggaagctggaggagacgTGGACGGTGGAGGAGGCCGACTTCAACGTGAAAGGCCTCACCTCCGACTACTTCCTGCCGCCGTCAGACCTCAAGAAGGAGGGCGACGACCAGCCCGGCGGATGA